A single Epinephelus fuscoguttatus linkage group LG13, E.fuscoguttatus.final_Chr_v1 DNA region contains:
- the LOC125899809 gene encoding uncharacterized protein LOC125899809: protein MAEYLSDVEVSDDDFEYDGCPYRFEPEYTDEELFERRMQRERAEQLAREQATTARPRVGANWWCCCGHCTAMVTEEECLCCSEWDLRPEETRIDAPQNTCLTTLEDFSAMTNRAVVETFFHVPRVNWQTQPKPAGPNGQLSIEQCRLVAYRIVIEWALAGEHLGPGNRRIIPSCIVSAIRGKYPSPTGSYVGFTEAQDANQHLISKTKDSIFLGQFV from the exons ATGGCGGAATATTTATCCGATGTAGAAGTGTCTGACGACGACTTTGAGTATGATGGATGTCCGTATCgttttgagccagaatacaccgATGAGGAGCTATTTGAAAGGAGGATGCAGAGGGAAAGAGCTGAACAGCTGGCCAGAGAACAAGCAACCACTGCACGTCCACGAGTGGGGGCTAACTGGTGGTGTTGTTGTGGACACTGCACGGCAATGGTAACAGAGGAGGAGTGCCTTTGCTGCTCAGAGTGGGACTTGAGACCAGAGGAAACACGTATTGATGCCCCCCAAAATACGTGTCTCACTACACTCGAAGATTTTTCTGCCATGACAAACCGGGCTGTGGTagagactttttttcatgtcccGAGAGTCAACTGGCAGACGCAGCCGAAGCCAGCAGGACCGAACGGCCAACTTTCGATAGA GCAATGCAGACTGGTGGCATACCGGATTGTTATAGAGTGGGCACTTGCAGGGGAACACCTTGGACCTGGGAACAGGAGGATAATTCCTAGCTGCATTGTCTCTGCAATCAGAGGAAAATACCCCTCTCCCACAGGCAGTTATGTGGGATTCACTGAGGCTCAGGATGCTAATCAGCATCTGATTAGCAAGACAAAAGACTCAATTTTTC